The proteins below come from a single Rhizobium sp. BT04 genomic window:
- the sppA gene encoding signal peptide peptidase SppA — MDSSMIADRRRLRRKLWFWRLFTMALVVALGFAFYRFAVGDAATERPHIAHVTISGLIVDDDELLERLKKVETSDQVKAAVISISSPGGTTYGGEKIFKAIRAISAKKPVVSDVRTLAASAGYMIATAGDTIIAGDSSITGSIGVIFQYPQIQPLLDKIGVSLQEIKSSPLKAEPSPFHEASEEAKAMIRNMVVDSYNWFVDLVADRRKLPRDEVLKLADGTIYTGRQALKVKLVDTIGGEPEIRAYLKSRGVDADLPMVDWDKKSNTPFLLAGAVSRLITIFGYDDLLKGQDINGILPPKLLLDGLLSVWQVGRD; from the coding sequence ATGGACAGTTCGATGATTGCGGATCGCCGGCGGCTGCGCCGCAAGCTCTGGTTCTGGCGCCTCTTCACGATGGCCCTCGTCGTGGCACTTGGTTTCGCCTTCTACCGCTTCGCCGTCGGCGATGCCGCGACGGAGCGCCCGCATATCGCCCATGTGACGATATCAGGGCTGATCGTCGATGACGACGAGCTTCTGGAGCGGCTGAAGAAAGTCGAGACCAGCGATCAGGTGAAGGCCGCGGTGATTTCGATCTCCTCGCCCGGCGGCACGACCTATGGCGGCGAAAAAATCTTCAAGGCGATCCGCGCGATATCAGCCAAGAAGCCGGTCGTCTCCGACGTGCGCACCCTTGCCGCCTCCGCCGGCTACATGATCGCCACTGCCGGCGATACGATCATTGCCGGCGACAGCTCGATCACCGGCTCGATCGGCGTCATCTTCCAGTATCCCCAGATCCAGCCGCTGCTCGACAAGATCGGCGTGTCGCTGCAGGAGATCAAATCCTCGCCGCTGAAGGCCGAGCCCTCGCCCTTCCACGAGGCGAGCGAGGAGGCCAAGGCGATGATCCGCAACATGGTGGTCGACAGCTATAACTGGTTCGTCGATCTGGTCGCCGACCGGCGCAAGCTGCCGCGCGACGAGGTGCTGAAACTGGCCGACGGCACGATCTATACCGGCCGCCAGGCGCTGAAGGTGAAACTCGTCGATACGATCGGCGGCGAGCCTGAGATCCGTGCCTATCTCAAATCGCGCGGCGTCGACGCCGACCTGCCGATGGTGGACTGGGACAAGAAGAGCAATACGCCGTTTCTGCTCGCTGGGGCTGTTTCGCGGTTGATTACGATCTTCGGTTATGATGATCTCTTGAAAGGCCAGGATATCAATGGAATCCTGCCCCCAAAGTTGCTTCTTGACGGGCTGCTTTCAGTTTGGCAGGTTGGCCGGGATTGA
- a CDS encoding integration host factor subunit beta yields the protein MIKSELVQIVAARNPHLYHRDVENIVNAVLDEITDALAAGNRVELRGFGAFSVKNRPSRSGRNPRTGDTVFVEEKWVPFFKTGKELRERLNPGQADEED from the coding sequence GTGATCAAGTCCGAATTGGTGCAGATTGTTGCAGCACGCAACCCGCATCTCTATCATCGCGACGTCGAGAATATCGTCAACGCGGTTCTCGACGAGATCACGGATGCACTGGCTGCGGGCAACCGCGTCGAATTGCGCGGCTTCGGCGCGTTTTCGGTCAAGAACCGCCCTTCCCGGTCCGGCCGCAACCCGCGCACCGGCGATACCGTCTTCGTCGAGGAGAAGTGGGTTCCCTTCTTCAAAACCGGCAAGGAACTGCGCGAGCGGCTGAATCCCGGCCAGGCCGACGAAGAGGATTGA